One Sulfolobus sp. S-194 DNA segment encodes these proteins:
- a CDS encoding YncE family protein, translated as MKKRSKLERGMSYKILLLVGIVVILLIGIGAAYIMMKSSSTPSTTSTTPSSTSTLTAVSSSSAPNNNFYLLVFTQKGIVQAINPFTQTSNFLGFQHVVNISTSVPQQVYYWDEVPAGEMFNASYIVIPVNNGSVYIINPTTLKVVETLNVGKSVGFIGVAYSPNQQYAAIADGPSGIVEVVNLKNLQVVWKDTFVSPTGKTYYPCDVRWTPNGEYLIVPMRFNNTVDLISASNGSVVKIVVASLGSQPYMVSPNMQGTMVAVEYAGNNSVGFYSLPNLQYMGMVQMPSGVTPQRGVFTPNGQYYLEAPANKNEVVVISTSNFKIVQNISLPSINPQGLAAIGITPGDSYAYVVIHGSVSSGGMIVLINLQTLSVAYEVPLTTAPAFILPVSVSTATYLVDNVLLPPITGLHC; from the coding sequence ATGAAGAAAAGAAGCAAACTTGAGAGAGGAATGTCATATAAAATCCTATTACTAGTAGGTATTGTAGTTATACTTCTAATAGGAATAGGAGCAGCATATATAATGATGAAGAGCTCATCCACTCCTTCTACTACTTCAACTACTCCTTCTTCTACCTCAACTCTAACTGCTGTCTCTTCCTCATCAGCTCCAAATAACAACTTCTATCTACTTGTATTTACTCAGAAAGGGATAGTTCAAGCAATAAACCCGTTTACTCAAACATCCAACTTCCTTGGTTTTCAGCATGTTGTAAATATCTCTACTAGTGTGCCACAACAAGTTTATTATTGGGATGAAGTTCCTGCAGGGGAAATGTTCAATGCGAGCTACATTGTTATTCCAGTAAATAACGGAAGTGTTTACATAATAAATCCAACAACGTTAAAGGTTGTTGAAACACTAAACGTTGGAAAAAGTGTTGGGTTTATAGGTGTTGCTTACTCACCAAATCAGCAGTATGCGGCTATTGCAGATGGTCCATCTGGAATAGTTGAGGTAGTTAACTTGAAAAACTTACAAGTAGTATGGAAAGATACTTTCGTTTCTCCTACTGGAAAAACTTATTATCCATGTGATGTTAGATGGACTCCTAATGGTGAATATCTTATAGTTCCTATGAGATTTAATAATACTGTTGATTTAATCTCAGCGTCTAACGGAAGTGTAGTTAAAATAGTAGTAGCATCTTTAGGCTCGCAACCTTATATGGTATCTCCAAATATGCAAGGTACGATGGTTGCAGTTGAGTATGCTGGGAATAATTCAGTAGGATTTTATTCACTTCCAAACTTACAATATATGGGTATGGTTCAGATGCCTTCTGGAGTAACTCCACAAAGAGGAGTCTTTACTCCAAATGGTCAATATTACTTGGAGGCACCAGCAAATAAAAATGAAGTTGTAGTAATCTCCACTTCAAACTTCAAAATTGTTCAAAATATATCCTTACCTAGCATAAATCCACAAGGATTAGCAGCTATCGGAATCACTCCGGGTGATAGTTATGCTTACGTTGTTATACATGGTTCAGTGTCAAGTGGTGGAATGATAGTTCTAATAAACTTGCAAACTCTAAGCGTAGCTTATGAAGTACCATTAACTACTGCACCAGCTTTTATTCTGCCAGTTAGTGTGTCAACTGCAACATATCTAGTTGATAATGTGTTATTACCACCAATAACCGGGCTTCACTGCTAG
- a CDS encoding DsrE family protein: MKRVAYIVESNLGSYILGSMIVPQLEEDRHYVEVVGMFFIHDNVYLLLKGNPIAERLDKLSREKGIYLQACDQCVYMRNIADKLVDSAKIGCFPDFYKSVIDKVDLIITI; encoded by the coding sequence ATGAAAAGAGTGGCTTACATAGTTGAGTCGAATTTAGGAAGTTATATTTTAGGTAGTATGATAGTACCTCAATTAGAGGAAGATAGGCATTACGTAGAAGTTGTAGGTATGTTCTTCATTCATGATAACGTATATTTGCTCTTAAAGGGAAATCCAATAGCTGAGAGATTAGATAAGCTAAGTAGGGAAAAGGGAATTTATTTGCAAGCCTGTGATCAATGCGTATATATGAGGAATATTGCGGATAAACTGGTAGATTCTGCAAAGATTGGTTGTTTCCCAGATTTTTATAAGTCTGTTATTGATAAAGTGGATTTAATAATTACAATTTAA